In the Rhea pennata isolate bPtePen1 chromosome 4, bPtePen1.pri, whole genome shotgun sequence genome, GGATCCTTCCTCCCAGACAGTAAAACTTGCTCAACTTTTCCATCATAACTTTCATTTGGCACATAGCAAATGTGTTATTCATACCACATTTTTGGTGGCTCTGCATTCAAGCTATGTTTCAAGAGTTCTGTTGAACTCTTCCTAACAAAAATGATATATTGATGCGACGTTTTGTGTGGTGATTTTAGGGACTTTTTATCAGCTTACAGATTTTGCCAGAGTGCAGAAATTTGCAAGCTTCTAATTTATACCTGACACAGCCTAAACACAAAATGAGCAcaaaaagattagaaaatgTGCATGTTTAAGCTGTGAAGACAATCCTTGCCTAAACAGATACACCCAGTTAATTTAGATACCACCACATAGTCACCATGCCATAAAGAGACCAGCTCACTGGCCCCAGGTCTCACAATACATACCTTGGTGTAAGAGTCAACATCATCACCCCTATGTAACGGCGCTTTGTCTCTGCATTGCCAAACCAAGAGCCTGTTGAATGAAAACAAGTCAAATGATAAGGCCGAAAAGATGGTTCTGCACTCCAGAACCATTTCCACAGCACTGGGCCACAAAGCCCTCCCACTTTAAAGGATAcattcagagagagagagatactcTGTGATAGATACCTATTCACTGAATTCCCTATTAAAAGCTTATTTAAGTCCCATTTATCAGTTAGAACTTTATCAGCAGTGTATAATGCTGGGTTATTTTGTTCTCTTGGTTTATGCTGTCATTTTTTCAACTCAAAATATCACTCCATAGCGTCGATAGGAGAAACTacatacagaatcacagaatagttgaggttggaagggacctctggagatcatctagtccaacccactgctcaagcagggtcacctacagcatgttagacaggattgtgtccaggccGGTCTTGAGaatctctggagaaggagactccacagcctctctgggcaacctgttccagtgctctgtcactctcacagtaaagaagtttttccttatattcaggtggaacttcctgcgTTTAAGTTggtgcccattacctcttgtcctgtcactcggcaccactgaaaagagtccggtCTCATCCTCTTGACCCTCTTACTCTCTGGGGACTTAAGCACAACTTACTTGGGACTACAATTTATAAGTCTTTATCTGCAGCAGATGCAGACCAGCATCCTCCTAACAGGTAGTTAGGCTTCTGTGGGCATGGAAGCAACAGTATAGCTTTTGCTGGCAGAGCAGTGCTTACTGTTTCACGTTAGAGGAGAAACTTCTGACCCTCAAACTCTTTCTCCTGCTATGCTTGTATTTCTCTCCCAAAAAAGGACCAAGAGCTCAGGCGTTTTCCTCTTTCAGCCTCCTCCTGGTCTCCTTCCCCCAGTACCTGAGCAGCGAGGCACTCAACTCACTTTTGCGTTGTTCCTCCTTTTGCAGGAACTTCCGCAGTCGGTCTGAGGGGATGGCAAAAGAGATGCCTGATGTCACCTTCATAGTGTTCACCCCAATCACCTCACCATCCTGCAGGGAAAGGGCACTGAACCAACTAGCCTGCATCTTTGTGGAGAGGAGGGCAACCATGGTGCAAACCTGGTGTCCTGCCTACACACCCATCCCTTTCCAGCCTACTGCGTTCTCAGCCTGCCCTACTCTGCCACAGCCGGGCAAGGACAGTCCCCACAGGCTGCAGTCTATGCAGCCCCTCCCCATGCCTCACAAGCTTCAGTGATGCTGGCCACACCAAAGTGGGGCTCGACTCTGCTACACCAGTCCCACCAGCTATGGCTGCACAAAGCAGATGCTGAACAGGGCTAAGCTGAGGCTGAGCAATAGACCCAGAGTTCCCATACCGAGCTCAGTGCCTGCTCACTTCCCACAGGGAGCCTGGAGCATGCACAGTCCCCCCCTCCCGAGAGCTGCAAACACCCTGCAGAGCGCTCCCACAGAGCGACGCCAACTACCAGCAGGCACAGATCCAGAGGGCACGCAGCGCCTTCTGCCAAGGCCAGTGAGGACACGTGCAGGAGAACTTACCAAGTTGACAAGGGGGCCCCCGGAATTCCCGAActgcagaagagagagcagTAAACAGGCTGTGAGAGTGACATTCCCAAATGGCACAACCCGAGAAAGGAGGTAGAGTCCAAAAGACATGGGTACAAGGTAAAAAGCACGGCCATTGCCCTGGTGACTAACCAGaatcccttcctcctcccatcctCTGTGTAAAGCCCTTTCTGACATCTTGGAACCCATGGCCCTCCTCCAGCTACCCCCTCCCCAAAGAGGAGAGCTCTTGCAGAGAACAAAGGACAGAGATGAAGCGCCAACCCGCTGTGCACTACACTCTCCTTACATCGATAGCAGCATCGGTCTGGATGTACTCCATGTCAGACGTGGTCAGGCCCAGCTCCCGGCTGCCCCGCTGGGCAGAGCTGACGATGCCAGAGGTGATGGTGTTCTGCAAGGCGAATGGGCTGCCCATGGCCACAACAAACTCCCCTTGTCGCACCTCAGAGGAGCGCCCAAGGGGTAGGGTGGGCAGCGGGTgctggaagagaagaagagagtaAGCAGATGGCAGGGGACAAAGGGAGCATCCCCACAGCAGCAATAGGCACCTTAGGTTTGATCTTGATGGTAGCAATGTCTGCAACCTGGTCCACATCCTGCACCACAGCATCGTACTGTTCTCCACTGGCCAGCTTCACTCGCACACGCCGCCGGTTCGCCACCACATGCGCATTAGTCACAATGAGCCCATCCGGTGACACCAGGAAGCCCGAGCCATTAGAGATGGGCACGTCGCGGCCCGAAAAGGGGTGCCTGCAAGATGGGCATGGGTCACAAGGGGCTGGTGGGGACCCTAGAGGGCCAGGGGCAGCAGGCCGGGGGCAGTGAGGAAGCGTCCGAGCAACAGCGTAACAAGGAaactctttctcttccccagtgAAAGGTACTCAGCTCAAGCATCTCCACAAATGTGCAGGCAACAGGGAAACCAACAGGAAGAATCAGAAGTCCATGTACAGCCCCAGAGGTATGATCTCACTGAGATTACAGAGACGCAGCGGCATGGCTCGCATGACTGGACAGTTGCGACTGATGGTGCAGGCTCTTTAGGAAGGGCAGACAGGGAAGGCAAGGAGGAGAGTCTGTGCTCtgagcaaaacagcagcttgAGCAAACAGAGCTTTGCCTTGGAGCAGGTAGTGAACCAGTTGGAAGCTTACAAGTAAGCCTATTTTATACAGGTGAAAGAAAGCTCATGATTGCAATCCTTGGCATTCATGGGGTATTTCTATCACACTGACACATACTAGAAGGGCAACAAGAAAATCGGGGTCTTCTGCTGAGTGGGGCAAGGAACTAGCATTGCAATTCATAAAGGCTGAGGTACTCAGTACATCTTTGCCAAGTTCCTCGGGCTTCCCAGGTTTTTGTGCCCAGGGCAGAGCCTGTGGGAACAAAGCATTACTAATGATAGGGGAAGATCAAGGGAGCGACCACTGAAGCCAGCTGAACATGCACAGGTCCACAGGACCAGAAAGGATGTGTTTGAGGGTGCAAGGGGGATAGCCAACGACATTGTGAGCCTGTTTAAAAGGGTCATGGTGACTAGGGGAGACTCCTGATGattgagaaaaagcaaatatcacACCAGTCTGCAAGAAAGAGGGTCTAGAAAACTGCAAGACAGTCATTCTCACTCCAGTCCCTGGGAAGCTTATGGAGCACATCTTCCTGGGAACTACTTCCAGATGCCCAACAGGCAAGAAGGTGACTTAGAGCAGCCAGCGCAGATTTATCAAAGGCAAATCACACCTGATTTCTGCGACGAGATGAGTGGCTGTGTAGATACAGGCAAGGCGGTGGATATTGTTTCTCTTAACTTTAAGAAGGCTTTCAGCATGGCCTCCTGTGGTATCCTAGCCATACAGCTGACATGGGATGGAGAAGATGAACAGAAAGCTGGCTGGACCATCAAGCTCAGAGGCACAGAGTCCATTTGGTGATCAGCTAATAGTATCATGTTTTACAAACTGATAAAGCATCTAACATGTTTATTGATGAACTGGGTGACAGGACAGACTGCACTATCAACAAGTTCACAGAGGACACCAAACGAGGGGGAGCGGTCAATATGCTGGAGGGCAGGGTtgctattcagagggacctcgacAGGCTGAGCCACAGACTAGCAGGAACCTTATGgagttcagcaaaggcaaatgtaaagctctgcaggcaggacagagaAACCCTGTGCTGCAGGACAGCCTGTGGCAGCTGGCTGAGCAGCGGCTTTGCAGAAATGCTCCTGGCAGACAAGGAGGTGACAGCGCACAGCAGCTGCCTCTAGGCCACCCGCATGCTGGACGTGTTAGCGGGAAGGCGGTGAGGCGAGGGGAGGGACCCCGCGACACCCGAGGGGCGCGTCTGCGCCCGGGGGGGCGCcaggcggccggggccgggccgccctcGGAGGGCGACAGGGAACCTCCCCCGCGGGGCGcaggcccggccggggccggggccggtaCCTGCCCACGATCTCCACGTAGACGAGCGCGGGCGCCGTCTTCTCCACCACGTCGGCGATGAAGTTGAAGGCGGCGCGGGGCgacgcgggcggcggcggcgcgggcacggcggcgcgcagcgcgggcagcgcgggccgcCGGACCTCGCCCTCCCGGGCCCACAGCAGcaccagcgccgccgccccggcgccaagcgccgccgccgccagcgcccggcccctggcgcggggaggcggcgggggaggcggcggcggcggcggctcggcggcccCACATAGCGCCCGACACCAAcgcgccgcgctcggccgcAGCGCCGGCAGCGGGGCTCGCGCCCACCGCGCCAGCGCCGCCATGCTCCGGCGGGCTCCGCACCGCGCGGCccgggagcggcgccgccgcgacGGAGCCTGCTCGCCGCGCCGCCTGCCGGGAGCCGTAGTCCcgccgcggggcacgccgggagccGTAgtcccgccgcggggctccctgGGAGCCGTAGTCCcgccgcggggcacgccgggagccgtagtcccgccgcgccgcctgccGGGAGCCTTAGTCCcgccgcggggcacgccgggagccGTAGTCCCGCCGCAGGGCTCCCTAGGAGCCGTagtcccgccgcgccgcctgccGGGAGCCTTAGTCCcgccgcggggcacgccgggagccgtggtcccgccgcgccgcctgccGGGAGCCGTGGTCCcgccgcggggcacgccgggagccGTAGTCCCGCCGCGTGCCGGGgtcggccgccgccgcgggcgcaCGCCCACTGCCAGCCGCGCTCCGCGGGGCATGCCGGGAGTCGCCCTTCCATCGCGGGCCGCGCTCGGAGCTGCGGCCCTGCTGTGGCCGCGGCCGTGCCgcgcgccgcggcagccccacggcgggaGCCGCAGTGCACGCCGGGAGCCGCAGTGCACGCcgggaggccgccgccgcctcccaggctgccccgcgcgggcgggcgggcggtcGCGGGGAAGATGGCGGCGGGTGGCGGGTGCCGCTGAGGCGCCGAGTCCGCGCGGGGATGGAGCCTTCTCCGGCCCCGGGTCCCGAGCGGCTCTTCGACTCGCACCGGTGAGAGCCGCTGCCCGCGCGCGGTTtcgggcgggccgcggcgccccggagGAGGCCCGGCGGCTTCACGGGCCGAGGTGTCCCCCAGGCGAGCAGGCGGCGGGGGACGCTGGGGGAGCTCGGGGGCCTCCGGCGAGGCGGTGTCCTGCGCGCAGCCCTTGGGGCAGATCGGGTGTCCCGCAGGGGGGCCCATGGGGCGGGGGGGTTCCCGCGGGGGAGGCACGGGATGGGCCGGGGTGACtgcgggaggcgccgcgggggctccgGCGGCCCCAGCGCCTGGGGCGACCGACGGTTCCGCACATCCCTGCCGCGTGTTCCAGCTGCGTGCGTTGCTCTTTGGCCCTGCAGGTTCCCAACTGATGGGTTCCTGCTTCTGGCCCTGCTGCTCTACGCGCCCGTGGGGCTCTGCCTGCTCGTCCTGCGCCTCTTCATTGGCGTCCACGTCTTCCTGGTCAGCTGTGCCCTGCCTGACAGCGTGCTGCGAAGGTGCGTGCGCCCAGCTCGCCCCAGGGCATGGATCTCTCGCTGCAGCCCAGCTTTGGGATGTGGTGTGCAGATGCTGTTGTGGAGCCGCCTGGGTCTGGCAGGCTGCCCTAGCCACCCTGGGGTTGTGAGCTCTAGAGGCTTGGTTTGTGCAGAGATTCACAGGGAGCTGCTCTATAGGACTTTTTGTCCCCAGGACTCATGAAGATGCCTTCTTTGCCAAGGCTAAAGCTGGCAATTAGCTCTTGAATGCTCAAGGACTGGTGAACACTTGGATCAGCTGGACAGCCTGCTGAGAGAGTCTCTGTAGGAGTTGCTGCCCTGTATTTCATATTGCAGCTAtggctctgcaggcagccttcagcacccagctgcagcccccTAATAGTTCCTGCCCCAGACATCTGTGAACTCATTCCAACTTTGTAGGACCATGTTCTTCTTTAATTTACTTGAATTCCTAggtctttgtttgtttgtttgttggaTATTTAATCCCAGTGTGGCTCACACTGCAGTACCTGAGGAAACCTCCCTTTTCCCCCCGTCAGATTTATTGTACGTGTAAtgtgctctgtgctgggctTATTTGTGCGGCAAAGTGATCCCCGGCTTCGTGATGTCAATGTGAGGGTGTATATTGCCAACCACGTGACACACTTTGATCACAATGTCATCAACCTTCTGACCTCATGTAATACGGTGAGTTAATCTTGGAGCTGGGACATGGTGGGGCTGGAAGTTTCTTTTCACACAGAGTTGCACAAAGGCCtctttcagaattatttcttgCCTTGAGCCTCTTCATTTCATTGCATAAGCCTGAGCttttttctgtagttcagtGTCATGCTCTTAGGTTCTCTGTGAGAAACTGAAACAGAGTGGTGAGGAACAGAAGATAAGGGTTCTGGAAGAGATTGAATTTGTTAAAAGAGAGCAGGCAAATTCTAgcatctgtgtattttttttctggccttCTAATAGGTCATATCAGAAACAGGGTTGGTTGTGGGGTTTCCCACAGGGCTGGGTGTGGGCAGCTGGCTACACTTCCATAGGAAGCAGCAAGCGAAGCTGCATGGCTGGGCAGTAGTCCTCATGGGCAGTAGGTTGTTATGCTGTGTTGGTGATTGCGTAACTTTTCCTGTAGCTTTAATGAAATTCCGTATGTATGGAATTCTTCAATCAGCTGACCCCAAATATTTCTGGATGTTACTTGATACAGTATCCTGAAGGGCAGTAGGTTTGGTCCTTatttagagaaaagcaaatctTGGAACTAATGTATCCCTTACCAAGCACATCAGAAACTGTTAGAGAGGACTTGGGGAATATTGTTGTAACCCAGGGGGAAGTCTGTTTCTCAGCCAGACAGGGTGCAATCTGAACTGAAGGTCAGGAATCAAATTTCAAGGGATTTGGGATCTGAGCAGTTACTGAAGCCTGAAGGTAACAGGTTCTGTGCTACTAGAATTTTTAGCATTTAGGTTATTTCCTGAGCCCCCAGAGGAGTTTTTGGTGATAAGCAGgcactttttctttcactgtcatCAGAAAAGGAAGACTTGAAGGAAGGACAAGAAGGCATCTCTACttgctcttg is a window encoding:
- the HTRA2 gene encoding serine protease HTRA2, mitochondrial yields the protein MAALARWARAPLPALRPSAARWCRALCGAAEPPPPPPPPPPPRARGRALAAAALGAGAAALVLLWAREGEVRRPALPALRAAVPAPPPPASPRAAFNFIADVVEKTAPALVYVEIVGRHPFSGRDVPISNGSGFLVSPDGLIVTNAHVVANRRRVRVKLASGEQYDAVVQDVDQVADIATIKIKPKHPLPTLPLGRSSEVRQGEFVVAMGSPFALQNTITSGIVSSAQRGSRELGLTTSDMEYIQTDAAIDFGNSGGPLVNLDGEVIGVNTMKVTSGISFAIPSDRLRKFLQKEEQRKSSWFGNAETKRRYIGVMMLTLTPSILAELKLRDPSFPDVSYGVLIHKVIIGSPAHQAGLKAGDVVLEINGQASRRAEDVYEAVRTQQNLALLVRRGYDTLLVSVVPEVTE